The Streptomyces sp. HUAS MG91 sequence CGCGATCCGGGGCAGAACGGCTCGAAAGCGGTGCGGGGCGCACCGATTCGAGCGGCGGCGAACCCGGTCCCGAGCCGGACCGGGCCGCGCCCGGGCTCAGCGGATCGACTTGCGCATCGCCCGGTGCGGAATCCCGGCGTCCGGGAACTCCGGGCCGTAGACCTCGTACCCGAGCCGCTCGTAGAAGCCCAGCGCGTGGGTCTGGGCGTGCAGATCGACGGCCGAGAGCCCGCGGTCCCGGGCGGCGTCCTCGATGGCGCCGACCAGGGCGGCGCCCACTCCGAGGCCCCGGGCGGCCTTGGCCACGGCGAGGCGGCCGAGGGCGCCGACGTCCTCGGCCCCGCCGTTCTTCACCGCGGCGGCCTCGCCGGTCAGCAGCCGGCCGGTGCCGAGCGCGGTCCCGTCCTCCCGGACGGCCAGCACGTGCACGGCGTCCGTGTCGTACGCGTCGTACTCCAGCTCCTGCGGCACGCCCTGCTCGGTGACGAAGACGTCCCTGCGGACGGCGAAGCAGGCGGCCCGGTCCGTCTCGGACTCGGCGACGCGGAGGTCGTACGCGGCGCTCATGCGCTCTCCGCCCGGACCCGGTCCAGCGCCGTCTGGAGGTCGTCGGGGTACTCGCTCGCGAACTCGACCCACTGGCCGTCGGACGGGTGCTCGAACCCGAGGCGCACCGCGTGCAGCCACTGTCGGGTGATGCCGAGGCGCTTGGCGAGGGTGGGGTCGGCGCCGTACGTGAGGTCGCCGACGCACGGGTGCCGGTGCGCGGACATGTGCACCCGGATCTGGTGGGTGCGGCCCGTCTCCAGCTTGATGTCGAGCAGGGAAGCCGCGCGGAAGGCCTCGATGAGGTCGTAGTGCGTGACGGACGGCTTGCCGTCGGCGGTCACGGCCCACTTGTAGTCGTGGTTCGGGTGCCGGCCGATGGGGGCGTCGATCGTGCCACTCATCGGGTCGGGGTGGCCCTGCACGAGCGCGTGGTAGCGCTTGTCCGGGACGCGCTCCTTGAACTGGCGCTTCAGCGAGGTGTACGCGCGCTCGGACTTGGCGACGACCATCAGGCCGGAGGTGCCGACGTCGAGCCGGTGCACGATGCCCTGGCGCTCGGCGGCGCCCGACGTCGAGATCCGGTACCCGGCCGCGGCGAGGCCGCCGATCACGGTCGTGCCGGTCCAGCCGGGGCTGGGGTGGGCGGCGACGCCCACCGGCTTCACGATGACGACGATGTCGTCGTCGTCGTGCACGATCTCCATGCCCTCGACGGGCTCGGCGACGATCTGCACCGGGGCGGGCGCCTGCGGCATCTCCACCTCGAGCCAGGCCCCGCCGTGCACCCGCTCGGACTTGCCCACGACCGAGCCGTCGACCGTGACCTTCCCGGCGGCGGCGAGCTCGGCGGCCTTGGTGCGGGAGAAGCCGAACATGCGGGAGATGGCGGCGTCGACGCGCTCGCCCTCCAGGCCGTCGGGCACGGGCAGGGTTCGGATCTCGGGAATCGTGCTCACCCGTCGAGTATGCAGGAGCGCACCGACAGCCCCGAACCGCAGCCCTGCCACCAGGGCCGCGGTCAGTCCTTGTGGACGGTGCCGTCGGGGTCGATCCCGCGGAAGGACAGCAGCACGATCAGGATGCCGCCGCACACGATCGCGGAGTCGGCCAGATTGAACACCGGGTAGTGCTTCGGCGCGATGAAGTCCACGACGGCGCCCTCGAAGACACCGGGTGCCCGGAAGATCCGGTCGGTGAGATTGCCGAGCGCGCCGCCGAGCAGCAGCCCGAGCGCGATCGCCCACGGCGTGCTGTAGAGCTTCTTCGCGAGCCGCACGATGACGACGATCACCGCGGCCGCGATCACCGTGAAGACGATCGTGAAGGCCTCGCCCATGCCCCAGGCGGCGCCGGGGTTGCGGATCACTTCCAGCTGGAGCCAGTCGCCGAGGACCCGGATGGAGTCCTGGTGCTCCAGCTTCGCGACCACGATGAGCTTGCTCACGAGGTCGAGGGCGTACGCGAGCGCGGCCACGGCGAGCAGCACGACGAGCCGCCGCCTGCCCTTGGGCCGCTCGGCGGCGGCGGCCTGCTCGGGCTCGACCGCCCCCGTCTCAGAGGAATCCGGCGTACCGATGACGCGCTCCGCTTCTGCCACGTGAGTCCCTCAACCTAGTACCTGACTGGGGACGAGCGTACGGCACACGTGTGCGGCCGTACGAGGACGGTACGGCCACGACTCGGCTGCTTCTCGGCTGCGCGACGGGTGCTGACGCTCAGTAGCGCCGCTCCTGCTTCTGCTTGCACTCCACACACAGGGTGGCCCGCGGGAAGGCCTGCATGCGCGCCTTGCCGATGGGGTTCCCGCAGTTCTCGCAGAGCCCGTAGGTGCCGGCGTCGAGCCGCTCCAGCGCCCGCTCGGTCTGGAGCAGCATCTCGCGCGCGTTGGCCGCGAGCGCCATCTCGTGCTCACGCGTGATGTTCTTCGTGCCCGTGTCGGCGTCGTCGTCGCCCGCGCCGTCCCCGGAGTCCCGCATCAGGCCGGCGAGGCCCTCCTCGGCGGCGGCGATCTCGCTGCCGAGCCGCAGCACCTCGCTCTGCAGCTCGGCGCGCGCCTCCTCGACCTCGTCCGGGGTCCAGGGCTCCTCGCCGGGCCGGACCGCCAGCTCGCCGGGTTCGGCGGCGGCCGCCCGCGCCTTGGGAACCGCTTCGGGCTTCTTCGCGGCCGTGGCCGTCCCCTGTGTCTTCTTCGCAACCACTGTCGTGGCTCCCGTCGTCTTCGCGGCCTCGGCCGCGTCCTCGGCCGCGGAGGCGACCGCCTTCTTCGCCGCGCTCTTGCGCCCGGTGGCCTTCTTGGCGGTACCGGGCCTCGCCGTGCTCGCGGTGCCGTCCCCGGCACCGGTCCTCGTGCTCGTACGGGGCGCGGCCGCGGGTCGCTCGGTGCCCTCGGCGGCGCCGTCGGCCGCCGTGTCGGCGCCGGACGCGTTCTTCGCGGAGGCGGAGGTCGCCTTCGCGGTCTTCTTCGCCGCGCCCTTGGTGCTCTTCGTGGCCTTCTTGGCGGGCGCGGCGCTCTTCGCGCTCTTGGCGGGCGCGCTCTTCGCGGGCGCACTGTCCGCCGCCTCGGCCGTTTTGGCCACCTCGGCCGCCTTGGCCGCCTTCCTGGGCGCCGCGGTGTCCCCGGCCACCTCCGCCCGTGCGCTCTTCTTGCCCCCCACGTCCTTCCCGGCACCGCCGGAGGCAGTGGCGCGGGCCGCCCCGCCGGAGGCACCCGCGCCCGTCGATCTGCCGGACTCCGACTGCTGAACGGCGGTCTTCTTCGCCACCATGGCCGCGGCCCCTTCACATATTGTGATCTTGCTCGCGAATCGTGCTGGGACGATAAATCGACTCCAGGCCCGCGGCAACGGGACACCCGCCCCGATCCACCCCCTCCACCACGGTCCGGCGCCCGGCGCGCGACGAACCTGCAAGCGTTGTGCCCAGCTCCCCGACCGGTAATCCGCCCGCCGGCGGCCCACGCCGGGACCGGTCCGCGCGCGTGTCGCCATTCGGGTCACCCGACCCGGGCGGCGCGGCCCGCCGCGGACCCCGGGAAAACCGGTCTGCCGCCCCGTCCCGGGCGCCGTACACTGGGCGGAGCGAAAAGCATGGATGGGGACGAGTAGCGGCGTACGCAGCCAGGAGCGACCCGGGGCCGGTGGAAGCCCGGGGGCGAGCGCGACGCGAAGATCACCCCGGAGCCGCCGGAAGAACGCCCAGGACGAGGTCCAGGGGCCGCTAGACCCGGCATCGCGACCCCAATGAGGGGGTTCGCCGGAGCACACGCTCCGGAGGGCCAAGGAGGGTGGTACCGCGGGAGCGCGCCGCACACGGCGTACGTCGCACGGCAGTGGCGGCAGGCTCTCGTCCCTCCGACGGAAGAAGGCAGATCCGCCGGAGGAAGACTGATGACGCAGTACCGCCAGGTGCCCGCCCAGGTCGACCTGCCCGCCCTCGAGCACGCGGTGCTCGACTTCTGGGACGAGCAGAAGATCTTCGCCAAGAGCCTGGAGCAGTCCGAAGGGCGCCCCGAGTGGGTGTTCTACGAGGGCCCGCCCACGGCCAACGGCATGCCGGGTGCCCACCACATCGAGGCCCGCGTCTTCAAGGACGTCTTCCCGCGCTTCCGCACCATGCGCGGCTACCACGTGGCGCGCAAGGCGGGCTGGGACTGCCACGGCCTCCCCGTGGAGCTGGCGGTCGAGAAGGAGCTGGGCTTCACCGGCAAGAAGGACATCGAGGCGTACGGCATCGCCGAGTTCAACGCCAAGTGCCGCGAGTCCGTGACCCGGCACACCGACGCCTTCTCCGACCTGACGACCCGCATGGGCTACTGGGTCGACCTCGACGACGCGTACCGCACCATGGACCCCGCCTACGTCGAGTCGGTGTGGTGGTCGCTGAAGGAGATCTTCAACAAGGGCCTGCTGGTCCAGGACCACCGTGTCGCCCCCTGGTGCCCGCGCTGCGGCACCGGCCTCTCCGACCACGAGCTGGCGCAGGGCTACGAGACGGTCGTCGACCCCTCGGTCTATGTCCGTTTCCCCCTCACCTCCGGTCCCCTGGCCGGTCAGGCCTCGCTGCTGATCTGGACGACGACCCCCTGGACGCTGGTGTCCAACACGGCGGTCGCCGCGCACCCCGAGGTCCGCTACGTCGTGGCGACCGACGGGACCGAGAAGCTGGTCGTCGCCGAGCCACTCGTCGAGAAGGCGCTCGGCGAGGGCTGGGAGACGACCGGCGAGTCCTTCACCGGCGCCGAGATGGAGCGCTGGAAGTACCAACGCCCGTTCGAGCTCGTCGAGTTCCCGGCCGAGGCCCACTTCGTGGTCAACGCCGAGTACGTGACGACCGAGGACGGCACGGGTCTGGTCCACCAGTCCCCCGCGTTCGGTGAGGACGACCTCAAGGTCTGCAAGGCGTACGGCCTCCCCGTCGTGAACCCGGTGCTGCCCGACGGCACCTTCACCCCCGACCTCCCCCTCGTGGGCGGCGTCTTCTTCAAGAAGGCGGACGAATCGCTGACCGAGGACCTCAAGGACCGCGGTCTGCTCTTCCGGCACCTGCCGTACGAGCACAGCTACCCGCACTGCTGGCGCTGCCACACCGCGCTCCTCTACTACGCGCAGCCGTCCTGGTACATCCGCACCACGGCCGTCAAGGACCGCCTCCTCCAGGAGAACGAGAAGACCAACTGGTTCCCGGAGACGGTCAAGCACGGCCGCTTCGGCGACTGGCTGACCAACAACATCGACTGGGCGCTGTCCCGCAACCGCTACTGGGGCACCCCGCTGCCGATCTGGCGCTGCGAGGAGGGCCACCTCACCTGCGTCGGCTCGCGCGCGGAGCTGTCCGAGCTGACCGGCACCGACCAGTCGCAGCTCGACCCGCACCGCCCGTACATCGACGACGTCACCTTCCCCTGCACCCACGAGGGCTGCCCGTCGACGGCGACGCGCGTGCCGGAGGTCATCGACGCCTGGTACGACTCGGGCTCGATGCCGTTCGCGCAGTGGGGCTACCCGTACCAGAACAAGGAACTGTTCGAGTCCCGGTACCCGGCGCAGTTCATCTCCGAGGCCATCGACCAGACGCGTGGGTGGTTCTACACGCTGATGGCGGTCGGCACGCTGGTCTTCGACAAGTCCTCGTACGAGAACGTGGTGTGCCTCGGCCACATCCTCGCCGAGGACGGCCGCAAGATGTCCAAGCACCTGGGCAACACGCTGGACCCGATCCCGCTGATGGACCGGCACGGCGCGGACGCGGTGCGCTGGTTCATGGCGGCCGGCGGCTCCCCGTGGGCGGCCCGCCGGGTCGGCCACGGCACCATCCAGGAGGTCGTCCGCAAGACGCTCCTCACGTACTGGAACACGGTCGCCTTCCAGGCCCTGTACGCCCGTACGTCCGAGTGGGCACCCAGCGAGGCGGACCCGGCCCCGGCCGACCGCACCGTACTGGACCGCTGGCTGCTGTCCGAGCTGCACCAGCTCACCGACGAGGTCACCAAGGCGCTCGAGGCGTACGACACCCAGCGCGCCGGCAAGCTGCTGTCCGCGTTCGTCGACGACCTCTCGAACTGGTACGTGCGCCGCTCGCGCCGCCGCTTCTGGCAGGGCGACAAGGCCGCGCTGCGCACCCTGCACGAGGTGGTCGTCACGGTCACCCAGCTGATGGCGCCGCTGACGCCGTTCATCTCCGAGCGGGTCTGGCAGGACCTGGTCGTCCCGGTCACCCCGGGCGCCCCGGAGTCCGTGCACCTGTCGTCGTGGCCGGAGGCCGACCTGTCGGCGATCGACCCGAGCCTGTCCACGCAGATGGCGCTGGTGCGCCGCCTGGTCGAGCTGGGCCGCGCCACGCGCGCGGAGTCGGGTGTCAAGACGCGCCAGCCGCTGTCCCGCGCGCTGGTGGCCGCCTCCGGCTTCGACACGCTCTCCCCCGAGCTGCACGCGCAGATCACGGAGGAGCTGAACGTGTCGTCGCTGGCCTCGCTCTCCGAGGTGGGCGGCAGCCTGGTCGACACGACCGCCAAGGCGAACTTCCGGGCGCTCGGCAAGCGCTTCGGCAAGCGCGTCCAGGACGTCGCGAAGGCCGTGGCGAACGCGGACGCGGCGGCGCTCTCCCTCGCCCTGCGCGAGGGCACGGCCTCGGTGGAGGTCGACGGCGAGAAGGTCGACCTGGCTCCCGACGAGGTCATCATCACCGAGACCCCGCGCGAGGGCTGGTCGGTGGCCTCCGACTCGGGGGCCACGGTCGCCCTCGACCTGGAGCTCACCGAGGAGCTGCGCCAGGCGGGCCTGGCCCGTGACGCGATCCGCCTGATCCAGGAGGCCCGCAAGAACAGCGGCCTGGACGTCGCGGACCGGATCGCCCTGCGCTGGACGTCCACGGACCCGGCGGTGATCTCGGCGCTGTCCGAGCACGCCGGCCTGATCGCCGACGAGGTCCTCGCAACGGACTTCGCCCAGGGCGAGGCGGACGCCGCCTACGGCGAGCCGTTCACGGACGAGGGCCTGAGCCTGGAGTTCCGCCTCCGCAAGGCGTAGTGCACCGTTCCCGGAGGGGCTGCCCGAACCATCGGGCAGCCCCTCCGGCGATTGAGGAGCGGGGTCCGGGGCGGAGCCCCGAGACAGCACCCCGTCACGCCCCCGGGCAACACAAAGACCTCGGCCCGGATCGCAGAAACGATCCGGGCCGAGGCCTGAATGAACGCCGACGCCTCTAGGGCGCTACAGCCGGGCTCAGTTGTCGTCCTCGTCGATGAGGAAACCGCGCATCGGCGACGGAGCCTGACCCATC is a genomic window containing:
- a CDS encoding GNAT family N-acetyltransferase, with amino-acid sequence MSAAYDLRVAESETDRAACFAVRRDVFVTEQGVPQELEYDAYDTDAVHVLAVREDGTALGTGRLLTGEAAAVKNGGAEDVGALGRLAVAKAARGLGVGAALVGAIEDAARDRGLSAVDLHAQTHALGFYERLGYEVYGPEFPDAGIPHRAMRKSIR
- a CDS encoding RluA family pseudouridine synthase, which codes for MSTIPEIRTLPVPDGLEGERVDAAISRMFGFSRTKAAELAAAGKVTVDGSVVGKSERVHGGAWLEVEMPQAPAPVQIVAEPVEGMEIVHDDDDIVVIVKPVGVAAHPSPGWTGTTVIGGLAAAGYRISTSGAAERQGIVHRLDVGTSGLMVVAKSERAYTSLKRQFKERVPDKRYHALVQGHPDPMSGTIDAPIGRHPNHDYKWAVTADGKPSVTHYDLIEAFRAASLLDIKLETGRTHQIRVHMSAHRHPCVGDLTYGADPTLAKRLGITRQWLHAVRLGFEHPSDGQWVEFASEYPDDLQTALDRVRAESA
- the lspA gene encoding signal peptidase II, which gives rise to MAEAERVIGTPDSSETGAVEPEQAAAAERPKGRRRLVVLLAVAALAYALDLVSKLIVVAKLEHQDSIRVLGDWLQLEVIRNPGAAWGMGEAFTIVFTVIAAAVIVVIVRLAKKLYSTPWAIALGLLLGGALGNLTDRIFRAPGVFEGAVVDFIAPKHYPVFNLADSAIVCGGILIVLLSFRGIDPDGTVHKD
- a CDS encoding TraR/DksA C4-type zinc finger protein, encoding MVAKKTAVQQSESGRSTGAGASGGAARATASGGAGKDVGGKKSARAEVAGDTAAPRKAAKAAEVAKTAEAADSAPAKSAPAKSAKSAAPAKKATKSTKGAAKKTAKATSASAKNASGADTAADGAAEGTERPAAAPRTSTRTGAGDGTASTARPGTAKKATGRKSAAKKAVASAAEDAAEAAKTTGATTVVAKKTQGTATAAKKPEAVPKARAAAAEPGELAVRPGEEPWTPDEVEEARAELQSEVLRLGSEIAAAEEGLAGLMRDSGDGAGDDDADTGTKNITREHEMALAANAREMLLQTERALERLDAGTYGLCENCGNPIGKARMQAFPRATLCVECKQKQERRY
- the ileS gene encoding isoleucine--tRNA ligase, producing the protein MTQYRQVPAQVDLPALEHAVLDFWDEQKIFAKSLEQSEGRPEWVFYEGPPTANGMPGAHHIEARVFKDVFPRFRTMRGYHVARKAGWDCHGLPVELAVEKELGFTGKKDIEAYGIAEFNAKCRESVTRHTDAFSDLTTRMGYWVDLDDAYRTMDPAYVESVWWSLKEIFNKGLLVQDHRVAPWCPRCGTGLSDHELAQGYETVVDPSVYVRFPLTSGPLAGQASLLIWTTTPWTLVSNTAVAAHPEVRYVVATDGTEKLVVAEPLVEKALGEGWETTGESFTGAEMERWKYQRPFELVEFPAEAHFVVNAEYVTTEDGTGLVHQSPAFGEDDLKVCKAYGLPVVNPVLPDGTFTPDLPLVGGVFFKKADESLTEDLKDRGLLFRHLPYEHSYPHCWRCHTALLYYAQPSWYIRTTAVKDRLLQENEKTNWFPETVKHGRFGDWLTNNIDWALSRNRYWGTPLPIWRCEEGHLTCVGSRAELSELTGTDQSQLDPHRPYIDDVTFPCTHEGCPSTATRVPEVIDAWYDSGSMPFAQWGYPYQNKELFESRYPAQFISEAIDQTRGWFYTLMAVGTLVFDKSSYENVVCLGHILAEDGRKMSKHLGNTLDPIPLMDRHGADAVRWFMAAGGSPWAARRVGHGTIQEVVRKTLLTYWNTVAFQALYARTSEWAPSEADPAPADRTVLDRWLLSELHQLTDEVTKALEAYDTQRAGKLLSAFVDDLSNWYVRRSRRRFWQGDKAALRTLHEVVVTVTQLMAPLTPFISERVWQDLVVPVTPGAPESVHLSSWPEADLSAIDPSLSTQMALVRRLVELGRATRAESGVKTRQPLSRALVAASGFDTLSPELHAQITEELNVSSLASLSEVGGSLVDTTAKANFRALGKRFGKRVQDVAKAVANADAAALSLALREGTASVEVDGEKVDLAPDEVIITETPREGWSVASDSGATVALDLELTEELRQAGLARDAIRLIQEARKNSGLDVADRIALRWTSTDPAVISALSEHAGLIADEVLATDFAQGEADAAYGEPFTDEGLSLEFRLRKA